GGAGCATCTCTTAGTGTGTGCATTACAGATTTGTCCATTGGAACTTCTCTCCTTCAACAGAACTATCGTCTGAACAATCtctgaaaagaagagagaattgtAGTAGAGAGATTTATCTTGAGTTCGACTGTTTTCTCTGCAAATCTATGTTTCGTTTACCCTTTTTATTAACTCCACTGTATTGGCTTGCTATCAATGATGTTCATGGTTTACTCAAATCTTGAAATGCGACATGAAGCACCAACCCGTAATTATGTAATTTATGTTATCTGTAACTTGCagcaaaaaacaaaccaaaaaaatgcaTGGTCGTTATGAAATCGTTTTCAAGTTGGAtatcaaaacacacaaactattgaattttaatattttttatagacagaaaatattatatgtttagtTCCTTAATAGCTGCATTTGGGGGTTGGGCTGCTGATGGGTTTTGGCAGGACACAACACGTGAGATGATTTTCTAAGCATTAAAcacttttgtctttcttttgcttcctctaactattttatttcttctgttttttctataaggtttttttcttcgaaatcaaatattagttttgtcatttttcGTAAATGTCAATAGTCTTTGTCCCCTTTTTATCTCCTtcctttttgtcttctctcaCTACATAACCAAGTCAATGGTGGAAGTTCTTtctaaaatcttattaaaagtGAGCCCTgaaaaaaaggataaagtATTCTAATCAATTCTTGTCGATCAATTATTCCTGACTAATATCCGAATTAATATAGTAATCGCAAGCTTTTTTAAATGGTCAAATGATATATTATGTTTTCTCAATTCGTTTTGATGTTTCACATTAAGAGAATCTAACTCTAGCTCGTACATGTGTGCGAGTGTATCTCACTGTTGCTCAAATTTGGCCGAACAACTTATAAAAGGACAACCTTATTTGCAACAAAAACCTTAGAAAAGTTATAAGCTTGTAGGTGTGTTCTTAATATTGCCAAGGTTCATTCATCTTACCCGTGACTTGCTCATATGCACCTAAACCTTTTTCGCCCATATTTCAACATGCTATAAAAGTAGGGGAAATAGTTGATCCATTGTAGCCACACATCGACATATTAGATTTTCCTCCGATGCCATTTTAGCATCTTAGATGATTTGATATGATGGAAAAAAACGATGCCTATAATTTAAGTGATTAACAATAGGGGATTAGAATAGTCATCAAGCAAGAATTATTCATATACGACGTATCtagaaaagtaaagaaataATTGTATCGAAATCCGTTGTTTGAAAAATTTCGTtatgaaacatttttcaaTCAATTACACCAATTATATAGTATCATCCATCATCTCCTAATTACATAAATCAAGATAAACTTCAACTCGTGAACAACTTTTACTATTCACATTGTCTCATATctaatgtttatatatattttctctttcataaaaaaaatcaattatattgCTAAGATTATTGATATGCATGTCACCAACTTtatatttgattgaaaatatattcCCATCAATGTTATTGATGACTTAGAAACCAATTTCTTCATTGTGGCTTTTATTACActtctttgatcttcttcttttttatcctTCTATTAGCATACTACAAAGAGATACTCCACTGTCCCTTTGCAATAACACAAATGACATTCGTTGTGTCGTTTAAACATCGTAGTAAACTCGTAATCATCAAGTACCATGCTTTACGGAACAATTAGACCGTGTGGGTTATATGAATCAACAGTCCTTTTACTATTTTCCTCTTAGTTATCAGGATCAATTATTTCCCCTAGTAACGTTGtttaaacttttgttgatACTGGTGACGTATATATATCTATCACAACGTATTTTTCTTCAGCTAATTTGTTGGCTTCCGTCAGTTATCTATAACAATAATTTGTAACAATACtagtttaaagtttattatattttcggtttcttgatttttgttctaacaattatttgtttatacacatcaaaatcagaaaagcTAACagaacaagcaaaaaaaaaagagaatctaAAAAACTATTATACGTGTGATAGATTCTCCCACGCGTGGATCAGAAATCAACAAACGGATTGTTTTCAGAACACTCGTGCGGTAACGGTAACGGCGGCGTTTTCAGTTTCTCGAAATATTCCTTTATACCAAACCCACTTTCCTCCGTTACTTTCCCCGTCAAGTCTCCGTCATCTCTCAACGGAATAAACGGAGGTCTCAACACTTCCGTTAACAACTCCCACCTCACTCCTTTGAAAAAAGCATGCTCCTTTATCTCCGCCGCGCCTCGCCAGAAACCAAACCGCTTCGTCGGATCTTTAACCAATAACCGACGGATCAAATCGGTTAAATCCGACGGTTTCCCGGCGAATTCAGGTTCCTTCACCAGCACGTTAcgaaaagtttcttttttgtttcttcctttgAACGGTGTCTCTCCGTACATCATCTCGTACGTTAAAACTCCGAGAGCCCACCAATCGACGGCAAAATCGTGTCCGTCGCCGCGAATTACCTCCGGCGATATATACTCATCAGTCCCAACAAACGAATTTGACCGTTCACCGCCGGAAAAACTCAGTCTCCGTCGTGTAATCGGGTTAACACGAGCTgacttcgtcttcttcttcttctgccgGAAAATTCTCAGACTTTTCTTATTATGACTGAGATTCGATTCCGGGTTCGGATCCGGTTCCGGGTCGGATAGATGATAGAATTCGGGTCGGGTGGGTTTATTGAGACTACAAGAGAGATCAAAATCGGTTAAAGTCACGTGACCCGATTCTTGAAGAAGTATATTCTCAGGTTTCAAGTCTCTGTAAGCGATCCCCATGGTATGAAGGTGGTCAAGCGCACAGACGATTTCAGCTAAGTAGAATTTAATAACGGAGGAGCTAAAAACGCCGTCGTTTTGACGTTGTCGGAGGACGTTTAAATCTCCACCGGAGCAGTAAGGTAAAGCCCATGCGATGAATTCAGAGGATTCTGATGAAGCTAAGAGTTTTGGGAGAAATGGGTTTGGGTTTGTGTCATCGGAGAGACGTCGGAGGATCTGAATTTCCCACCTTGCACGGCGGAGAGAAGATGCGGAGGATTTGTCGACGAGTTTTAAAGCAAAgggagaagaaacagaggagtcGGAAACAGAGTCGTGGACGAGGAAGACTGTTCCGGTGGCGCCTTTTCCGAGGAGTTTGAGAACTTTGAGTCTGTCGAGGTTAAGATTCGTCGCCggtgaaagagaagatgatgatgatggtctTGTCTCCAttgtgagagaaagagagagatgagaagGAAGGAGACGAGTGGGTCTGAAACGTTGCGTTTATGTCTCCTCGTGTCCCTTTTATATACAATTGTGATTTTCGAGTGTAACGCTTTTTAagaacttcttctttattgttttcaaCTATTCAATGGTtctgtaatttatttttatatataacgaTCGATTAATACTGTCTCTCATTAATTCGCATTAAGggaaactacaaaaaaaaaaaaaagagtttgaatcTTATATGATatacttttcttctcttgagATTTGAACATcagattttttaaagttaaggTTCTCTTGCAACTTTGTAATCAGTTTATTTCTGTATAATAACGACGATATATAGATTGAAGTATGGAACTATCTAAATTCCTCCTACAGATTGGTACGGTAGTATTGGTTTTATGGTCAATTACGTAATTAAACTCGCCTCAAATTCAGTTCTATAATTTGCATCTCGAATAACTCCAAATTTATGATGTTATAATtctagataaaaaaaacaatatagatTATGAATTGAGGaatataataagataaattttttaattcttttccgtagatattatttttcactCTAGGGTAGCTAGCTAGGGTTAGTCATTAACGGCACCTATATATCCATACGATGGTTTTGGAAGCTACTGAAATTTGGAGAGAAGATCTATATAGCACCATCCACACTAGAGTTGGCAGCAgtagaaagagaaatttttgGACAGATCTCTGGACCGCATGTATCATTTTGTTGGATCTAAGAGCATCCCCATTGGAACACCTAATTAAGGACTCCTTAacattttatatgattaaattttgaataaatgaaaatttagatttttttgttgaatccTTATATTTTTTAGTCCAATGGTGGAGTCTTTAAATTGGTTtcttaaaacacaaaacataatcattattaaaaatattaaaattctaaacatacataacataaaaacaaaacaaaaatatagaaataaaaaacttgaatGACGATAAGAGTTCTTCTTCGATATTTAGAAATGAATTGAAACAACCTACTTTGAAGGTTGTACTCGTgctgcttctttctcttcgcTAAATTGTTCTTCTTCGACATTTTTTCCGTTCCAAAAGTGACAAAAGTGCCAATtccacaaaaccaaaagtgACTGATCCATCATCATAACTTGTGAAATTTTGGAGACAAAACTAATAGCTAAAAGCAGAGAACAGTCCAGAGAAATAGAACCAGGGGGATATAATAGGTAACATATAACACCATCAAATATCAGGTTAGTACTCAATGAGATAAACAGAGGTATACAATTATGTGAACACACTACACCATCCCaattaacaaaatgataaaaaaaacttgagagAAGAGCTTCATTTTTAAATGTAATACAACACAGCttagtttttatatgtttattaatCATTTGcctacaaaataatttttctgaTATTAGAGATTAAACGTATACATATGATTAGTATTCAATATCTACGTATGATTTGatgttaagaaaaagataCTTGTATaatttcagaaacaaaaaagcaatataataaaaatagagCAACTAAAATGAAACAGAAGAGCAACCAAATTTCAACAGAAACTGAATAAAAAGTAGTAAGTGGGTGTGCCACGTACACGGACCTTACACGTTACAAAACACCTAAGCTAAGGTTCGCACCTTAGGATTTCACACAattctgatttatttttttacttgttttcaTTAGAATTTCATTAAGAAACTCTCTAGGTCCCTCCAATGGAGGTGGTCTAATGGACCTAGTACTTTTGGAATCCCAGAAATTTGTATACACTGAGATATGACTCAAGGTAAATACAGTAAAGTTTATCCCCTTATCGCAATGTGAGGATCAAGCAACTTGCTGACCATATTACTCATATTATATTGACGGACACCAATAATTCGATAATGTTGAGTACAGTACTATATATGATGGAAAAAAATTCACACTTCTTTCAAAGTATCAATATTGTGAAATTTTAGTGTATATGCCAGGGTAAACTAAAGTGCTTGGTTTGGGTTAAACAAGTCATTCCAAAGCATATATATCTCATGAACTTTAATACTGATATATCATCATTTCGAAGagtatttttataaactttatttttaattttcattttatgtatttgtttataatatagtaatattttatttcctcCCAATACATTCTAAAGATTTAAATGAATGGAACACGTGCGATATCATAATGATCAATGCAATAGAGGGCAATTGTGTCGACAAGCCAAACTGGATAGTCGCAACCACCACATTTATATGTAAAGCTGTATCATTTCTCTGTAAATCTGCAAAGTGTTAATCTCTTGCTGCAATTATTAACCtactttcattattttgtgtgaattatttcaattattattattctttacTTATATAATGAATGTTTTTATTGGGATATGGAGAACCGAAAATCGGTATTGGGATATGGAGAACCGAAGATCGATCGAGATCGACAGTCGAGATGAAAAGATCAAGATATGGCAAAAAGATATTATTctagaaaatatattgaagTTTAGGAAATTTAGCATTATCTCTAActatattatttacatttttgtttatccTAATCTCTATATAAGAGaatgtaaattattctattatTTTCATGAGAGTCTAATATAATTCTTCCCTAAACACTTTTGTGTTCTTACTCTCATCAAACTTATCAGTTTTCTAACTCACCTTCATAGAGTGagttgtttttgtattttattattggtAATAAAAGTGTTTTATAAATGTTGATGGATGTAACCTTTTCTTACATGTGAATCCTAGAGATGATTTATTAGTGGAAAAACTAATTACTAGTTAGATAGACCTAACCTAAAGAAGCTAACCAATAATTGAACATATTTAGAAAAGCTTTTATGATCGTTGATGGTGTAGGTAGATCCGGCACTTACTTATTTAACATGACAGCATTTAAAGgaaattttgtcttcttgaaCTATAATTTCAAGTTtataagagaagaaggaaaatttgtttagttaaaGGATTTTATGCATTAATTTTTAAACGAACGAGAAACAAAGAGTGTTTACCAGCCATACACAAAATTTGACTATATGTTTAATCTAGAGCTCACAAACCGAATCAGTTGGAACCGGAAGCTAATACGAAGTTACCAACCAACCAATAATTGGGAAACAAGTTTCAAGTGTGTGCACataaatttattgaaataACAAATCGAGAAACTAGTGTTTGTTACATGATGAGAAATATGGCGCCCACAAATTTAATGctaatatttttgtcatttaaaaagagaattatTTTGCTAAGAGTTCATTTTCTTAGATTTCTcttagttttaaacttttgttgGCAAATAAAATACATGTTAAATGTGTTTATGAcctagatttttaaaaatttgcaaaatttcTGATTCGCCTTACGAAATTGTAATGTTTAGCAAAACTAGAATTCAAATTTACATAGATGTTCTGTATGTCGAATGCGATGTTAAATTAGCATTAATcgttaaaaacaacaaatctaaTTTTAGTTTACTAACTACATTTAGTTGAAATATTTACCCTACGAACTTAAGGAATCCACCATGCATAAATGTATGCAAGCTAAAGTTATACAACAGGTTACATTTAAGCTTTTGATTGTAACAAGAGCAAACTAGATCTTTTACACGTAGAGACATCTAGTTctcatttggttattttggATACATACATATCTacttaaaaatcttaaaatatagaaaagaaaaatggttaaTTAGAGCCAAAGAgatctaaagaaaaagaacttaGAAGGTGGAAACTTCGTAGTATGCAAGATTGACTCCTTCCGTACATCAGATTAATCAACCAATTAAGTCCACGAGACAGCAAAATTCTCTTGTTCTTATCCCACCACCTAATtaacatctcttcttcttattattttctcaAGCTGATTAATTAGtctctatatatgtatgtatatggttTAGTAATTGCTTTCGTTTTattataaagataaagatgTTAGCGAAAGGGAGCGTCGGGGCACGTGGGATGTCACCGTACGTACCATACAAAGACTAATGATGTGTTTTTGGAATAATTGAGAGAGGTtaatataaattgataaaGAGTTATAACTTTAGGGCACATTCTTGTGCCTTTGCCACTATTATTCTCACTTATGATGAAGCATATATTATCACCCCCACAAACTTTTTCTCTTCGATTAGATCTGTTGAACTTTATATTAGTCTACGGTTCATGGATTGGCAATGTCATTATTAGATATATGAATTTGTAGAAAgtattttgatcaaatctcAATCAAAGTCTTGTAGTATGTATAgagtttttcttatatatatgcatttatatacttttttattttaattaccTCATTGCAAATTCATGTAAAGCAAGCTATATTACTCTTCACCATGAAAAAGTTTTAGTGAGTTGAGACtataattgaagaaaaaaatattctaaaaatttcAGTGGTGttttccaaattccaaaaagaGAGTGCAAAGTTTCCACCTAAAAgtcataaaaataaagagaatttATATGACAAGAAAAGCTTTTTGGTCACGGTTTTTGGTCACGGAATGATagttaaaatcataaaagaaagatagaaaagAGATAATGGAATTACATGAATCACATTCTTCTTATGATTCCACTCACATTAtcaaagtaagaaaagaatatacttttataaattttattggCAAgataaacagaacaaaaaatatgaaaaaatagagaattcGATACCATGATGACGCTTGTCGGCCATGATTTCTTCTACAACGatttaccaaaaacatatGAGAAAAAATGAAGGATAGCTTAAACTTTAATGCTaagatgaaaatattttatgttaatgGCACAATTTAATCCCGACAACAAAGTGAAGAAACACTAAGGTTGTAATGTGAACGTATGCATAATCAACCCCACATAATGTGTGTGTAATAGTAATATGTTTTAGTGTGTCTGATTAGTCACTagtaaccaaaattttttttaaagaaataacaCTAGTTGATAATATTTCAACCGAAATACCGAATCTACATACACACCCTCCCGTTTATTTGTTAGTaatattagaagaaaaattcgTATCACAAAGAAATTTCTCTTAgtttctatttaaaatttgtgttACATATTCGCATTATATACTTATta
This sequence is a window from Arabidopsis thaliana chromosome 1 sequence. Protein-coding genes within it:
- the UCN gene encoding Protein kinase superfamily protein (Protein kinase superfamily protein; FUNCTIONS IN: kinase activity; INVOLVED IN: protein amino acid phosphorylation; EXPRESSED IN: 21 plant structures; EXPRESSED DURING: 7 growth stages; CONTAINS InterPro DOMAIN/s: Protein kinase, ATP binding site (InterPro:IPR017441), Protein kinase, catalytic domain (InterPro:IPR000719), Serine/threonine-protein kinase domain (InterPro:IPR002290), Serine/threonine-protein kinase-like domain (InterPro:IPR017442), Protein kinase-like domain (InterPro:IPR011009), Serine/threonine-protein kinase, active site (InterPro:IPR008271); BEST Arabidopsis thaliana protein match is: AGC (cAMP-dependent, cGMP-dependent and protein kinase C) kinase family protein (TAIR:AT3G20830.1); Has 78471 Blast hits to 68236 proteins in 2375 species: Archae - 34; Bacteria - 10419; Metazoa - 31772; Fungi - 10508; Plants - 9891; Viruses - 177; Other Eukaryotes - 15670 (source: NCBI BLink).), which produces METRPSSSSSLSPATNLNLDRLKVLKLLGKGATGTVFLVHDSVSDSSVSSPFALKLVDKSSASSLRRARWEIQILRRLSDDTNPNPFLPKLLASSESSEFIAWALPYCSGGDLNVLRQRQNDGVFSSSVIKFYLAEIVCALDHLHTMGIAYRDLKPENILLQESGHVTLTDFDLSCSLNKPTRPEFYHLSDPEPDPNPESNLSHNKKSLRIFRQKKKKTKSARVNPITRRRLSFSGGERSNSFVGTDEYISPEVIRGDGHDFAVDWWALGVLTYEMMYGETPFKGRNKKETFRNVLVKEPEFAGKPSDLTDLIRRLLVKDPTKRFGFWRGAAEIKEHAFFKGVRWELLTEVLRPPFIPLRDDGDLTGKVTEESGFGIKEYFEKLKTPPLPLPHECSENNPFVDF